In Phoenix dactylifera cultivar Barhee BC4 chromosome 1, palm_55x_up_171113_PBpolish2nd_filt_p, whole genome shotgun sequence, the genomic stretch CGAGGCACCAATTGATGGATCTTATTTGTGTCTAGTTGGAGATTCCAAGCCAACTCGAACCATGTTGAAGTTGAATACAAACCCAATGCAACCTATTGCAATCCTAGTTTGATCCAAGGTTAAAACAATGCTACATCACCACAATGTATAAACAACCTTGAAATCCTTTAGTTGCattagaataaagaaataattttcAAGTTAACAATGCTAAACCAACTAAAAGTTTAAGGAAAATGCTTTGGGGTGCGCATATGCTAACTAAAATTCCAGGAAATTGCTTTAGGGTGTCCACTGTTTGCATCCAAAAAGTTCATTAAATACATAATTGCTAATTTGGCAACCAACTTCACAATTAACCAATTCCTATGTTTGTCAACAAACCTCATGAGCTGCACCCATCCTCTCTTGCCATCAAAGTCGGGCTAACTTTTAGATGACTGAGGCAGTCGCCTAAAGCTCCGGCCTAAAGAAGGCCCACCGCAGAAAAAGcctcaaagacaagatggaaagaaaaaaagatcctCCTGTGAGTTCACCTTAGGCCGGCCTACCGCAGGAAAAGCCTCAAATATATTGGGCCGCTTCTATTTGCCACGTTATTCAAAGTTCAGTAGATAATACATCAAAACCTGCCGAAGCTTGGATTTGAATCTAAATCTTTTGGTATAATAAACGTCGCCAGTTTGGTCAATTGGTGCTTTtccacaaaatatttttttgctcCCATTACAGTGACATGAGCAAGAAAAGTCGTTACCTCTCTCTAACTACTGTTATTAACTGCCACTTGTGTGGAACGCTCAAGCTAGACTGGGTCGTTAACATACGTCGCCGTTAAAATAGCCAAAACCAGGATCAACCTCCGCCGCGTACTTCCCGGGTGCAAGCACAGGAACGACGTCAAGGATAACAGCCGCCCCAGAGGCGGGGAACGACCTCTTCCACGCCATCAACGTGTCTTATAATTAGTGAAGCAGGTGGATCCCCGTAGACCCTCAGACAACCCTCCTCGCACTCCCCGCcatgaataaataaatcatgAGAAGCATCCGCTGCTCCcccaagagaggaagaaaaaaagtaggagagaaaaaaaaatcctcccctttcggaggaggaagaagaagagaaggggaaagTGGAACAGAAAGATCTCCTACCATTTCCCCGATCCCCTTCTCTCTCCAAATTTAGTCATCATTTCTTTTAATCCTTGAAAAGATCCGGTCTTTCCGACAGCGCCGCCATGGGAACCGAGATCCTCCGCCCACAGGACTGCCTCAACCGCCGCTCTCCGACTCTCTTCCCCCGCCGGAAACCCAATCCCCGCCCCTTCTCGAAGTCGGCACCGAAACGCCGAGAGGGCTCTCCGAAGCCGGCGAAGACCGCTGGCGGTGAGGCGAAGAAGAAAGGTGGGGCTGTGGAGCTCTTCGCGGTGGCCGCTGGAGGGTGGGATCCGGCGGTGCTCGGGACGGGGAGGTTGGGGCCGGACCCGGACATGATCCCCAGAGAGGTTCGGCTGAGGGTGGCGGAGGTGTACGCGGGCGCGGGGTTCGCTATCTCGCCATCGCCAACGTCGCTGCCGCTGCCGAGCTTTTCGGGAAGGTCATTGTCGTCGCCGGCGATTGTCCCCGTCGACGACTCGGCCACGAGAGATCTCAGGCGACTGCTCCGACTGGAATGATATGCATGTAATACATACTTGGTGGGGGGCAATTCATGTAAAAAAATGAAGGAAATTTAGAGATCGGGTTAACTTTCTTTTCGAGAATTCCGTGAGATATATCTTTtagaaaaatggagaaaaatcGTCTATAATTTGAAGGGGAAAAAAGATAAGCTAGATTGAATAATACATGCTTATCAGTGTGGGCGTTTgtatattaaaattaaatttgaaaCTCTACCatgttttttatataaataaatagactAGTAACTTGGTAGCTAAGACCTTAATAGAGATGCCTCCTCGTTTTTCTAATCTATGATGTA encodes the following:
- the LOC103710956 gene encoding uncharacterized protein LOC103710956, encoding MGTEILRPQDCLNRRSPTLFPRRKPNPRPFSKSAPKRREGSPKPAKTAGGEAKKKGGAVELFAVAAGGWDPAVLGTGRLGPDPDMIPREVRLRVAEVYAGAGFAISPSPTSLPLPSFSGRSLSSPAIVPVDDSATRDLRRLLRLE